TACCTCTTTTCCATTGCCAGAGCTGATACTACTCTCGAAACCAATCAAtcatttttcagccattttttTTAACATCTTCTGCAGCTTAACAATTCAAGAGCCATTTCATTTCATAGAATTTGGATTGTTATTGTTTTTGATTGGTGTCTTTGTACCTGAAACAACAAAACTTGATATCCCTTTTGGAGATTTTGTCAAATTCTCTTGGTTTGAGGCAGAAGAGCAGAAGGAAAGAGGAAGACTACTTACACATGAATTTCTTGGTTGGTTTGGTATTTGTTTACTTGTTTTCCTGTGGTTTTGTAGCCACCGGACGTGGAGGGATTCTTAGTCTGAAGAATCTGAAAGCAAATGTCTCTCATCTGGCTGGCATAGAATTGCCTGATCATTCAAGCTTCAATGCCGTCTCGTCTTCAGCAAATACTGGTTGCAACTTTGCAACAACAAAGAAAGCAACCATGGATGCAGTAGCCACAGATAAGAATTTCtacaatgaagaagaagaagaagaagaagaagaagatgatgatgatgatgcaaGAAATTTGGGAAATCAGCATAAACCCACTGTCAAACTTCATCTGAAACGCAGATCAGGAGGCAAAGAAGCCAATGGAAAAGACTCAGTTCTGGAGTCAACGACAAGGGACTTGGTTAGAATTCAGACTCTTCATACAAGGATTGTGGAGAAGAAGAATCAAAACACCATTTCTAGGCTGAAGAAAGTTGCTAGACAATCACAAAATCATTATAGGAGGTCTTTAATAGCTCTGGCAGCTTCGCCGGAGCCTCAGAGTTCTCAACTTTCCGGCCAACTCATGGCAACTCTTGCTTCAGGGGTGAGTCTTGGTTCAGGAGAATATTTCATGGATGTTTTTGTGGGTACACCTCCAAAGCATTATTCTTTGATTCTTGATACTGGAAGTGATCTTAATTGGATTCAATGTGTTCCATGTTATGACTGTTTTGAGCAAAATGGACCCTTTTATGATCCTAAGGATTCTAGTACTTTCAGAAATATAAGCTGCCATGATCCTAGATGTCACCTGGTTTCATCTCCTGATCCTCCACAACCTTGCAAGTCCGAGAATCAAACATGTCCTTATTTCTATTGGTATGGAGACAGCTCGAATACAACGGGGGATTTTGCGCTAGAAACCTTCACAGTTAATCTCACAAATCCTTCAGGAAAGTCAGAATTCAAAACTGTTGAAAATGTGATGTTTGGCTGTGGTCATTGGAACAGAGGACTATTTCATGGTGCTGCTGGATTATTAGGCCTTGGGAGAGggcctctttctttttcctcccaaCTTCAATCATTATATGGCCATTCCTTTTCATATTGCCTTGTGGATAGAAACAGCAATGCTAGTGTTAGCAGCAAGCTGATTTTCGGCGAAGATAAAGATCTCTTGAGCCATCCTGGATTGAACTTCACCACATTGGTTTCTGCTGGCAAAGAAAATAATCCAGTTGATACATTTTATTACGTTCAAATCAAGTCGCTTTTGGTGGGGGGTGAGGTTCTGAATATACCGGAAGGAACCTGGAATTTAAGCCCAGAAGGTGCTGGTGGAACAATCATTGATTCTGGTACAACACTCAGCTATTTTGCTGATCCAGCTTACAAGATTATAAAGGAAGCATTCATGAAGAAGGTGAAAAACTACCCAATTGTTGAAGATTTTCCAATATTGTTTCCTTGCTACAATATCTCAGGGGTGGAGAAGCTAGAGCTGCCATCATTTGGGATCATATTTGGTGATGGTGCAGTTTGGAATTTCCCACAGGAGAACTATTTTATCAAGCTTGAACCAGAGGAAGTTGTTTGTTTGGCGATACTGGGGACTCCAACCTCGGCTCTTTCAATTCTTGGAAACTATCAACAACAAAATTTTCATATCTTGTATGATACAAGACAGTCAAGGCTGGGATATGCACCAACAAAGTGCTCAGAAGTGTAAAACTCTTTGTATCAGAATTTTTGGTGGGAGGTGGTAAACTGTAAACACATTGGATatagatggatttttttttttaatgatctTTTTGGTTTTTTGCTTCCTTTCAAAAGGTATTAAACACATGTAACTAGCCATTGGTAATTAACCATTGAATTGCTAAAACAGAACACAATTTTGCTTCACAAATATTTAGATTTTGCTAACCTTTAAATTTATTGTTTATGCCTTCCATTATTTTCAGGTTGAAAATCATAAGCAAATGAGTTATTAGGATATTTTGTGCATTGGCTCACTAGAGGTTCCATTCTCCCTTCATTTCTTCCCTTTGTTCCTTtaaattgaaaagaaagaatCAGATGCAAACAAATACTAGTTTAAGTTCAGAAGCTACATCATTGGATATATTAAAGAATCATCCATAAGCATTGCACATTTCAATCTTTTCATGATCTAATCTTTAGAGGAATCTCAATTATTGAGGAAACCTCAAATGAGTcctttcaattttttgtttagtTGTACAACCAGAAGtagttatttatattttttattaaaagattttCCTACCTAAAGAAAACCAATATTGAACTTTAAAAATTGCTAAAGATTAAAAAATTTAGAAGCAAGCCTCCAACTAGATTCCATTCAAAATTTTATATGATACAGTCAACTTTGATAATGCTTGCACTCTTGGCCTTTTGAACTTTGGCTGTAGATTCTCGTTGATACATTGCACtttattttaattcattttctttcatttactAGATTCTCCTGTATTCATTGACAACAGAAAATATTCAATGAGGGCGGTGGAactttataaattcataaaatgGGTAAAAgcttttgattaattttttgatAAGCATGAtaataaaaactttattttGTTGTAAGAGAGAAACTTAAACATGCATAGGTTCACCACAAAAGTATGTATCATCCCCCTTATGAAAAAGAGTTAAATCTGGTAAACTCTCTTAAAATTGTACTTGGACCACTTAACTTAAAAGTGATTGAACAATTGTGTTCTTTTCGTAGATAGAATCTTTTTACTCCATCATGAACATTAAGATGTTAATCAACAAGATTGTTCCTAAGCCCTGGATCAACTGGAAACCCATCTAACTCAATATCCAAATGAGTATTCTTGGCCGCTATTGCTGTCATCTGGCAAATTTAATGACTCTTCATGATTTGTCTTTTCCTTGTACTATCAATTAGTTACACAATCAAACTAGGTAATATGTAATTAagggtgtgtttgataaaattaaagtttgaaaattgaaatgtaaaatctgaattctgtttccattaagttattgaattgttaaatattaaatcaaatacacTTGAGTGTATATGATATttaatgataagtgaataacttatcacttatttttggaagcaagttttgcctagaaaattcagtgccacttaattaattcagatgttcaattttttattatcaaactcgtctgaatatattaagatatgaatccattaaatttaagtgctgagTTACGTTATCAAATAGGGCCTAAGAAAAGTATAGAAATCATGACGTGGAGAATAGATGTTTTAATTCTCTTTTGTGTTTTTCCTTGTGAGagttttttaagttttatctttgtgaaatttgagattttgtagATCTAGAATCTAGTTTCTTAGATCTGCAATTTCTTCGTTATTGTCAGATTTGAATTTCTCTTTGGACTTGAATAAGTTTTAATCAGATTTGATTGTCAGCAAACATGCACTGATGTATTCGGCTACAGTGATTCATCCGAATGGAAGAAATATAGGAACATCAATGCTatctttatttatattttttcttaGATTTGTTATATTTATTAATTTCAGATCTATATGTATTTGTGTCATGTTTGTTTGATGTATTCCCTGCAATTAGTGCAGATTTGTTTGAATAAAATGACCTTTtctatatatatgaaaaaaagaatagatgTTTTAATTTGATAGTTGACACTTATTACTTAACCAAGGGAATTGGTCTTTTAAGATAAATTTGGTTAATAATACAGTAGCATCTTTTCAATCTTGGGCCGCGGTTACagaaatttttttggattaattaCATTTACTTTTTTGAAATTCGGGCAAACTAGTGATGAGGCTCCATAGTTTGCCCAAATTACAAAACAAAACGTCAAATCCCAAAGTTGTAACGCATTCACCCCTGCCGTCACTTAATTTACTATCAAACATTTATTTTGAGTGATATCAGCAAATTTATACAATGAAAGCCCTAAAATACCCCAAAGTcgatttcttttcttctatttcTACCTTTGGCTGTTTCCTTTGCCATTTTCTTAATCTTAACATATAATTATTCAAACTTTTATTTAACGAGGGAATGGAAGATTTTATTGCTATTATTAATTTTTAGATCCCTCCTTTTCTCGTTTAAGTGGCCATCAATTTCTAATTTGATAGTTAAGTTTCAAAAGAATAAGAATGATACTTTTATCATTTCAGCCCCTTAGTAACTGAAGCATGGATGAAGATAGATGTAATTTGATCAAATCACAGGGATTATTTACTAGCTTGGTTAAACCTCAAGGGaagtaaatgtaattaacccaaaaTTTTCCGCAAGGGTTTCTGCATTGTACCTTTGGTTGAAGTTGAACTACCCTATGatagggaaaaaataaaaataaaacttgaTTGCAATTTGGACATTCTCAATTTTCATAAATTGCTGGGGAATTGCATTTAGTTCTGTCTTATTGCACTTTGGGACGTGATGCATCTACTCTGACGAATACTATTTTCTTAACAAGTTAAATAGTAGTAGTCTAACTATTGTTTTTTGTGCATGAATGTGCAAAAACAGTAAATTATTTTCACCTAAGTGATACTTATTCAATTTTGTTCTCATTCTGTGAGGGAAGAGACTTGAATACCCAAACTGTTTTACTACTActtggttaatttttttttttttaagactgGAATTTGATTTGCCTATGCTGCTATAGTGATGGCATTCCTTTCTAGTTTTTTTTCCCCATTAAACCTAATAAATGGGAGAAACTTTTCCTCAATGATCAGTAATGGTACAATATGGGGTGCCATTATAATGTCAAGTACTTCGCTtttagacc
Above is a genomic segment from Coffea eugenioides isolate CCC68of chromosome 5, Ceug_1.0, whole genome shotgun sequence containing:
- the LOC113770944 gene encoding aspartyl protease family protein 2-like, with amino-acid sequence MNFLVGLVFVYLFSCGFVATGRGGILSLKNLKANVSHLAGIELPDHSSFNAVSSSANTGCNFATTKKATMDAVATDKNFYNEEEEEEEEEDDDDDARNLGNQHKPTVKLHLKRRSGGKEANGKDSVLESTTRDLVRIQTLHTRIVEKKNQNTISRLKKVARQSQNHYRRSLIALAASPEPQSSQLSGQLMATLASGVSLGSGEYFMDVFVGTPPKHYSLILDTGSDLNWIQCVPCYDCFEQNGPFYDPKDSSTFRNISCHDPRCHLVSSPDPPQPCKSENQTCPYFYWYGDSSNTTGDFALETFTVNLTNPSGKSEFKTVENVMFGCGHWNRGLFHGAAGLLGLGRGPLSFSSQLQSLYGHSFSYCLVDRNSNASVSSKLIFGEDKDLLSHPGLNFTTLVSAGKENNPVDTFYYVQIKSLLVGGEVLNIPEGTWNLSPEGAGGTIIDSGTTLSYFADPAYKIIKEAFMKKVKNYPIVEDFPILFPCYNISGVEKLELPSFGIIFGDGAVWNFPQENYFIKLEPEEVVCLAILGTPTSALSILGNYQQQNFHILYDTRQSRLGYAPTKCSEV